In a single window of the Thunnus thynnus chromosome 9, fThuThy2.1, whole genome shotgun sequence genome:
- the npy7r gene encoding neuropeptide Y receptor Y7: MSPPDTSNNTGEGEAAETDAWNLLNDSMGLHPPGFHTDITKHLGVQITLITAYSLIILLGLLGNALVIYMIIRYRNMRTVTNFFIANLALADLLVDTLCLPFTLVYTLLDEWKFGAVLCHMVPFAQALSVHVSILTMTVIALERYRCIVFHLGRRLTWHSSFLIMAFTWTMSAVLAAPLAIFREYRHEEIPSINLRIAVCSEKWPHGTSRDGVIYSLSMLLLQYIIPLAIISYAYICIWVKLKNHISPSSRSDSINRRKKTTKMLALVVVVFAICWLPFHVFQLASDLDLVLRFKEYKLIYTVFHIVAMCSTFTNPLLYGWMNKNYRNGFLMVFRCEDKPDSFHPEGSFRTRSIRRLTLNGRNGGHPPTAV, translated from the coding sequence ATGAGCCCACCAGACACATCCAACAACACAGGAGAAGGTGAGGCTGCTGAAACTGATGCCTGGAATCTGCTTAATGACAGCATGGGCTTACACCCACCTGGTTTCCACACGGACATCACCAAGCACCTTGGCGTCCAGATCACCCTGATTACAGCCTACTCCTTAATCATCCTGCTGGGGCTGCTGGGGAACGCTCTTGTCATTTATATGATCATCCGCTACAGAAACATGCGAACAGTGACCAACTTCTTCATAGCTAACTTGGCCCTTGCAGACCTCCTGGTAGACACTCTGTGCTTGCCCTTCACTCTGGTCTACACGCTGCTAGATGAGTGGAAGTTTGGGGCTGTGCTGTGCCACATGGTGCCCTTTGCCCAGGCCTTGAGTGTGCATGTATCCATCCTGACCATGACTGTCATAGCTCTGGAGCGTTACCGCTGCATCGTCTTCCACCTTGGTCGGCGTCTCACATGGCATTCCAGCTTCCTCATTATGGCATTCACCTGGACTATGTCTGCTGTCCTGGCAGCACCCCTGGCCATCTTCAGAGAGTACCGCCATGAAGAGATTCCTTCCATCAACCTCCGCATTGCTGTCTGCTCTGAGAAGTGGCCCCATGGGACCAGCAGGGACGGAGTCATCTACAGCCTCTCAATGCTGCTCCTACAGTACATTATTCCTTTAGCCATCATCAGTTACGCTTACATCTGCATCTGGGTCAAGCTGAAGAATCACATCAGCCCGTCCAGCCGCAGTGACAGCATCAACCGGCGCAAAAAGACCACCAAGATGTTGGCccttgtggtggtggtgtttgCTATTTGCTGGCTACCTTTCCACGTGTTCCAGCTGGCCAGTGATCTTGACTTGGTGCTCAGGTTTAAGGAGTACAAACTGATATACACAGTGTTCCATATTGTGGCTATGTGTTCAACTTTTACCAACCCTCTCCTGTATGGGTGGATGAATAAAAACTATAGGAACGGCTTCCTCATGGTCTTCCGTTGTGAGGATAAGCCAGATTCTTTCCACCCTGAGGGCTCATTCAGGACACGTTCCATAAGAAGGCTGACTCTGAACGGTCGCAATGGTGGACACCCACCTACTGCTGTATGA